One Paenisporosarcina sp. FSL H8-0542 genomic region harbors:
- the gltB gene encoding glutamate synthase large subunit: MTKFGYPAPQGLYDPEQEHEACGIGMLANINGRKTHGIVQNAINMLCNMEHRGGQSADTSTGDGAGILTQIPHRFFKKQCEKENIVLPREGEYGVGMVYLPKDHDLRMKSKEVFEQIIAEEGQLFLGWRPVPINDSFVGKVATKTKPAIRQLFIQVSEDIKDQMDFERKLYVIRKRIEKELASVKGFEDVYICSLSTRTIVYKGMLIPEQLDSFYIDLNHPEFKSALALVHSRFSTNTFPSWKRSHPNRYTIHNGEFNTLRGNVNWMRAREQLCESEFFSQEDLLKVLPVIDADGSDSSMFDNCFEFLHLSGRSLAHTAMMMVPEPWSNDQTIKEEKRDFYEYHSTLMEPWDGPAALVFTDGNQICACLDRNGLRPARYYVTKGGMIVLGSEVGALDIFADDIEYKGRLAPGKILLVDLEKGTIIPDEEIKLQIASEQPYKEWLKNMKDLEDLPEAVEQPPVYMGEELLKQQLVFGYTREELNKIIKPLVMEGKDPVGSMGYDSPLAVLSKKPQLLYNYFKQLFAQVTNPPIDAIREKIVTMVDTTIGAEGNLVKPGPESCRHIRLKTPVLTNQQLQKLRAQQMEGLKSITFSTLFDATSSERNECNLEKALDALFVKADQAVQAGHTLLILSDRGTSEKYAAIPALLAVSGLHHHLIRQGTRTKISILIESGEPREVHHFATLLGYGAEGINPYLAFDSVRNLMDKGEIAMESFDQAVANYIHSVTDGVIKVLSKMGISTIQSYRGAQIFEAVGIHMDVIEKYFTRTSSRLGGIGIQMIEKEVLMRHEMAFGENRGNNQALEAGDEFQYRANGEDHQYNPSTIHTLQHACRTNNYDLFKKYTKLLTDETTNLQSLRGLLKFKKVQSVPIEEVESVEAICRRFKTGAMSYGSISKEAHEALAIAMNRVGGRSNTGEGGEDIDRYTPDSNGDSRRSSIKQVASGRFGVTSHYLVNADEIQIKVAQGAKPGEGGHLPGKKVYPWIAEVRGSTPGVELISPPPHHDIYSIEDLAELIHNLKNANPQARISVKLVSAVGVGTIAAGVAKGRADLVLISGYDGGTGAAPRTSLKHTGLPWEIGLAETHQTLLLNGLRDRIVVETDGKMMTGRDVVLATLLGAEEYGFSTAPLVVLGCVMMRVCHMDTCPVGIATQNPELRKKFTGDAEHVANFMRFVATETRELMAELGFRTINEMVGRTDALEVNEAIDHWKAKDIDLSALLYSPNLPAKVGRYHTVDQDHDLEKTLDFQELIPICRNAIEKQQPIEFTTAIRNINRVTGTMLGSEITRRYGEKGLPEDTIRLTLKGSAGQSFGAFIPRGITLRLVGDSNDFVGKGLSGGKIIVHPDPVVTFPPEKNIIIGNVAFYGASAGEAYIQGVAGERFCVRNSGANVVVEGVGDHGCEYMTGGKVVVLGSTGRNFAAGMSGGVAYVFDEDGTFLSKCNAELVHIQPIENKEELNEVFSMIEKHVEYTSSGLGKRILTYWEKYSSQFVRVIPKSYLTINDRIKELHDSGLTVFDAQMTAFEESKKVRAEK; encoded by the coding sequence ATGACGAAGTTTGGATATCCCGCACCTCAAGGTTTATACGATCCCGAGCAAGAGCACGAAGCTTGCGGGATTGGGATGCTTGCCAATATCAACGGTAGAAAGACACATGGTATCGTACAGAATGCCATCAACATGCTTTGCAATATGGAGCATCGCGGTGGGCAATCCGCTGACACGAGTACAGGAGACGGAGCTGGGATATTAACGCAGATTCCCCATCGTTTTTTTAAAAAACAATGTGAGAAGGAGAACATCGTGTTGCCTAGAGAAGGCGAATATGGTGTTGGCATGGTTTATTTACCTAAAGATCACGATTTGCGCATGAAAAGCAAAGAAGTTTTTGAGCAGATTATTGCTGAAGAAGGTCAACTGTTTCTGGGATGGCGTCCTGTTCCAATCAACGACTCATTTGTAGGGAAAGTAGCGACAAAAACCAAACCTGCCATTAGGCAATTATTTATTCAAGTATCTGAAGATATTAAAGATCAAATGGATTTTGAACGAAAGCTTTATGTGATTCGCAAACGAATTGAAAAAGAGTTAGCAAGTGTGAAGGGCTTTGAGGATGTTTACATTTGTAGTTTATCGACGCGCACTATAGTCTACAAAGGCATGCTGATCCCCGAACAACTTGATTCGTTTTACATCGACTTAAATCATCCAGAATTTAAATCCGCTTTAGCACTTGTTCATTCCCGCTTTAGTACAAATACCTTCCCGAGCTGGAAGAGATCTCACCCGAATCGATATACCATCCACAATGGTGAATTTAATACATTAAGAGGCAATGTCAACTGGATGCGAGCACGTGAGCAGCTATGCGAATCGGAGTTTTTCAGTCAGGAAGATTTGTTAAAAGTATTACCTGTCATCGATGCTGACGGCAGTGATTCGTCGATGTTTGATAATTGCTTTGAATTTTTACATCTATCAGGACGTTCCTTGGCCCATACAGCTATGATGATGGTACCCGAACCTTGGTCGAATGATCAGACCATCAAAGAAGAAAAACGTGATTTTTACGAATACCACAGTACATTGATGGAACCATGGGATGGCCCGGCTGCACTGGTATTTACAGATGGCAACCAAATCTGTGCGTGTCTTGATCGAAATGGACTGAGACCTGCCCGTTATTATGTAACTAAGGGTGGCATGATTGTCCTGGGCTCCGAAGTTGGCGCATTGGATATTTTCGCCGATGATATCGAATACAAGGGAAGACTTGCACCTGGTAAAATTCTTTTGGTTGATTTGGAAAAAGGAACAATCATTCCGGATGAAGAAATTAAACTACAAATTGCTTCTGAACAGCCATATAAAGAGTGGCTGAAAAATATGAAAGATTTAGAGGATTTACCTGAAGCAGTGGAACAACCACCCGTGTACATGGGAGAAGAACTGTTAAAACAACAGCTTGTATTTGGCTATACAAGAGAAGAACTCAATAAAATCATTAAGCCCCTCGTAATGGAAGGCAAAGATCCAGTCGGTTCCATGGGCTATGATTCCCCACTAGCCGTTTTATCGAAAAAACCACAATTACTCTATAACTACTTTAAGCAGCTCTTTGCTCAAGTAACAAATCCACCCATAGATGCCATTCGCGAAAAAATCGTGACGATGGTCGATACCACGATAGGTGCTGAAGGGAACTTGGTAAAACCAGGTCCAGAGAGCTGTAGGCATATTCGTTTGAAAACACCGGTCCTGACAAATCAACAACTCCAAAAACTAAGAGCGCAACAAATGGAAGGCTTAAAATCCATTACATTCTCGACGCTGTTTGACGCAACATCAAGCGAAAGAAACGAATGCAATTTAGAAAAAGCACTCGACGCATTGTTTGTTAAAGCTGACCAGGCAGTTCAAGCAGGACATACGTTGTTGATTCTATCCGATCGTGGCACGTCGGAAAAATATGCAGCCATTCCGGCCCTACTTGCGGTATCGGGGTTGCATCATCATCTCATTCGCCAAGGTACGCGTACAAAAATTAGTATTTTAATAGAGTCAGGAGAACCGAGAGAAGTGCATCATTTTGCTACCTTACTCGGTTACGGGGCTGAAGGTATCAATCCATATTTAGCATTTGATTCAGTACGAAACCTGATGGATAAAGGTGAAATCGCCATGGAGTCCTTTGACCAGGCAGTAGCTAACTATATCCATTCAGTAACAGACGGAGTCATTAAAGTCCTTTCCAAAATGGGGATTTCTACGATTCAAAGTTATCGTGGTGCTCAAATTTTTGAAGCGGTTGGCATTCACATGGATGTCATCGAGAAGTATTTCACACGAACATCTTCACGGCTTGGTGGAATCGGCATCCAAATGATTGAAAAAGAAGTGCTTATGCGACATGAAATGGCATTTGGCGAAAATCGTGGGAACAATCAGGCTCTGGAGGCTGGTGATGAATTCCAATACCGTGCGAACGGTGAAGACCATCAATACAATCCAAGTACCATCCACACGCTGCAACATGCTTGCCGTACAAATAACTATGACTTGTTCAAAAAGTACACGAAATTGTTAACTGATGAAACAACCAACTTACAATCATTGCGTGGACTTTTAAAATTCAAGAAAGTACAGTCCGTGCCGATTGAAGAGGTAGAATCCGTTGAGGCAATTTGTCGACGCTTTAAAACGGGTGCCATGTCGTATGGATCCATTTCGAAAGAAGCACATGAAGCATTGGCGATTGCCATGAACCGCGTAGGCGGAAGAAGTAACACAGGTGAAGGCGGGGAAGATATCGACCGTTACACACCTGATTCAAATGGAGATTCCAGACGAAGTTCAATTAAACAAGTAGCATCAGGCCGATTTGGGGTGACGAGCCATTACCTTGTCAATGCTGATGAAATACAAATCAAAGTGGCTCAAGGGGCAAAACCAGGTGAAGGTGGGCATTTACCTGGCAAGAAAGTATATCCGTGGATTGCAGAAGTCCGTGGCTCTACGCCTGGGGTTGAACTCATTTCACCTCCACCGCATCACGATATATATTCCATTGAGGATTTAGCCGAGCTTATTCATAATTTGAAAAATGCTAATCCACAAGCACGTATCAGCGTTAAATTGGTATCCGCTGTTGGGGTGGGAACAATTGCCGCTGGTGTCGCAAAAGGAAGAGCAGACCTAGTATTAATCAGTGGATATGATGGCGGTACGGGGGCGGCACCTCGTACGAGTCTGAAACATACAGGGCTGCCATGGGAAATCGGTTTAGCTGAAACGCACCAGACCTTGCTGCTAAATGGACTTCGGGATCGAATCGTTGTGGAAACAGACGGGAAAATGATGACCGGAAGAGATGTAGTATTGGCCACACTCCTCGGAGCAGAAGAGTATGGATTCTCGACCGCTCCCCTTGTAGTCCTCGGCTGTGTCATGATGCGCGTATGTCATATGGATACATGTCCAGTAGGAATTGCGACGCAAAATCCTGAACTGCGTAAGAAATTTACGGGGGATGCTGAACATGTCGCGAACTTTATGCGTTTTGTTGCCACTGAAACGAGAGAGCTGATGGCTGAACTTGGTTTCAGAACAATCAACGAAATGGTGGGACGCACAGATGCACTTGAAGTAAACGAAGCGATTGACCATTGGAAAGCGAAAGACATCGACTTGTCTGCACTCCTTTACTCACCTAATCTGCCAGCAAAAGTAGGTCGCTATCACACAGTAGACCAAGACCATGATTTAGAGAAAACGCTCGATTTCCAGGAGCTGATACCGATTTGTCGAAATGCCATCGAAAAACAACAACCAATTGAATTTACAACAGCTATACGAAATATTAACCGGGTAACAGGTACGATGCTAGGAAGTGAAATCACGCGAAGATACGGTGAAAAAGGACTACCTGAGGATACCATTCGTCTGACGTTAAAAGGATCTGCAGGTCAAAGCTTTGGTGCATTTATTCCCCGGGGAATAACGCTTCGACTCGTTGGAGATTCGAATGACTTTGTTGGAAAAGGATTGTCTGGCGGCAAAATCATCGTTCATCCCGATCCAGTGGTCACATTCCCACCCGAGAAAAATATTATCATCGGTAACGTTGCTTTCTACGGGGCTTCAGCCGGTGAGGCATATATCCAAGGAGTCGCTGGAGAGCGTTTCTGTGTCCGTAATAGTGGTGCCAACGTAGTGGTAGAGGGAGTTGGCGATCATGGCTGTGAATATATGACGGGTGGAAAAGTGGTCGTTCTTGGCTCAACCGGACGCAATTTCGCTGCAGGGATGTCTGGTGGTGTAGCGTATGTCTTTGACGAAGATGGAACATTCCTATCCAAGTGCAATGCGGAGCTCGTTCATATCCAGCCAATTGAAAATAAAGAAGAGTTGAATGAGGTCTTCTCTATGATTGAAAAGCATGTGGAGTATACAAGCAGTGGACTAGGCAAACGCATTTTAACTTACTGGGAGAAATACTCATCACAATTTGTGCGAGTTATTCCGAAATCCTATTTAACGATAAACGATCGAATCAAAGAGCTTCACGATAGTGGCTTAACGGTATTCGATGCACAAATGACTGCATTTGAGGAAAGTAAAAAAGTAAGAGCGGAAAAATAA
- a CDS encoding ATP-binding protein has product MWIHTLLLNAFIIILCIFCYQIFWLDKDSNKVRNKVLISFLSSISTVLCITFPFSFHLGYIYDLRLIPILLAFLYGGLRSFIFVTFVYLSYRFYLGGNGFFPSFIIMVILFVSIIVIVYFVKPAKLEKRRKFFGTLLILISTITFSVFAIMTEIKIDGTAGSVRIQFLCSYIVINILTGLFSIYLIEGMIEKYKMKEKIQRAEKFYVISELAASFAHEIRNPLTTISGFIQLVHKNEISETHKDEYLQVIQQELEKAQLIINDYLSLGKPQNNVIKDSLDIRLIVNQVINNISPLASLHNIEIKSSINDSLSINANADKIKQCLINIIKNGIEAMANGGMLRINVKKRKNSIVIEIIDSGIGMSPEEVKRIAMPFYSLKEEGTGLGTMIAYSIIKELNGDIEIKSEKGKGTCFSIIIPSL; this is encoded by the coding sequence ATGTGGATACATACACTGTTATTAAATGCATTCATTATTATCCTTTGTATTTTTTGCTATCAAATATTTTGGTTAGATAAAGATAGTAATAAAGTACGTAATAAGGTATTGATTTCCTTTCTTTCATCAATTTCTACCGTTCTTTGTATAACGTTCCCCTTTAGTTTTCATTTGGGATATATTTATGATTTACGGCTTATTCCTATCCTTTTAGCTTTTCTATATGGAGGTTTAAGAAGCTTTATTTTTGTCACCTTTGTATATCTTTCTTACCGTTTTTACTTAGGAGGAAACGGCTTTTTCCCATCATTTATTATTATGGTTATTTTGTTCGTTTCTATTATTGTAATAGTTTATTTTGTTAAACCGGCAAAGTTAGAGAAAAGGAGAAAATTCTTCGGCACACTGCTAATTCTTATTAGCACTATTACTTTTTCTGTTTTTGCTATAATGACCGAAATAAAAATAGATGGAACGGCCGGCTCTGTTCGTATACAATTTTTATGCAGTTATATAGTAATCAATATCCTTACGGGATTATTTTCTATTTATTTAATTGAAGGAATGATTGAAAAGTATAAAATGAAAGAAAAAATTCAAAGGGCAGAAAAATTTTATGTAATAAGTGAATTGGCCGCCTCTTTTGCTCACGAGATTCGAAATCCACTAACAACTATATCTGGATTTATACAGTTGGTTCATAAAAATGAAATCTCGGAAACACATAAGGATGAGTATTTACAAGTCATTCAGCAGGAGTTAGAAAAGGCACAGCTCATTATTAACGATTATTTATCATTAGGAAAACCACAAAATAATGTTATAAAAGACTCGTTAGATATTAGGCTAATTGTCAATCAAGTAATAAATAATATTTCACCGCTAGCAAGCTTACATAATATTGAAATCAAAAGCAGTATTAATGATTCACTTTCTATAAATGCAAATGCCGATAAAATTAAACAGTGTTTAATTAACATAATAAAAAACGGGATTGAAGCCATGGCAAATGGCGGGATGCTACGAATTAATGTAAAAAAGAGAAAGAATAGTATTGTAATTGAGATTATCGATTCTGGTATTGGAATGTCTCCTGAGGAGGTAAAGCGAATCGCCATGCCGTTTTATTCATTAAAAGAAGAGGGGACTGGGCTCGGCACTATGATTGCATATAGTATTATTAAAGAATTAAACGGGGATATAGAAATAAAAAGTGAAAAAGGGAAGGGAACATGTTTTTCAATTATTATTCCTTCATTATAA
- a CDS encoding phosphotransferase, giving the protein MEQWVENLFTKEVLEDAATRYGADATDAKKLGDFENYVYEVKRDGKPFILRLTHSSHRSKSEVEGELTWINFLNGHGINVSLVHKSVNGELVEELSVGDSYFYVCLFDKAPGTSVKMKDPHFGPELFEKWGTITAKMHLVTEDYEASGTERLSWEQDDLIELDKYIDPVKDQAIVEGNRNLVAEIQQLPQTKETFGLIHSDIHPGNFFYHDGDIHVFDFDDAMYFYFVSDIAIPVYYTTWWKYGEESLETRSAFGTEVLTHFLKGYMNVRAIPLEWIERLPLFLKMRDYTLYGVFHKKVDLANNERVNELVVGIRNRLIKDEPIVDLDYRAIWEQSLRPQLNK; this is encoded by the coding sequence ATGGAACAATGGGTGGAAAATCTTTTTACAAAAGAGGTTTTGGAGGATGCGGCAACACGATACGGAGCGGATGCAACGGACGCCAAGAAGCTAGGGGATTTCGAGAATTATGTATATGAAGTAAAACGGGATGGCAAACCATTTATATTAAGGCTGACACACTCCTCGCATCGTTCAAAATCGGAAGTAGAAGGCGAACTGACGTGGATTAACTTTCTGAACGGGCACGGAATCAACGTGTCACTTGTACATAAGTCAGTAAATGGTGAACTCGTCGAAGAATTATCGGTTGGAGATTCTTATTTCTATGTCTGCTTGTTTGATAAGGCACCTGGAACTTCAGTTAAAATGAAGGATCCTCATTTCGGGCCGGAACTTTTTGAAAAATGGGGAACTATTACAGCGAAAATGCACTTAGTCACCGAAGATTATGAAGCGTCGGGGACAGAGCGTTTAAGTTGGGAACAGGATGATTTAATTGAGCTCGACAAATATATTGATCCCGTAAAAGATCAAGCAATTGTTGAAGGCAATCGCAATCTTGTAGCGGAGATTCAACAATTGCCACAAACAAAGGAAACATTTGGCTTGATTCACTCGGACATACATCCTGGCAACTTCTTCTACCATGATGGCGATATTCACGTATTTGATTTCGATGATGCTATGTATTTTTATTTTGTTAGCGATATTGCCATACCGGTCTATTACACAACATGGTGGAAGTACGGAGAAGAATCGCTTGAAACACGTTCAGCTTTTGGGACTGAAGTATTGACCCATTTCCTGAAAGGTTATATGAATGTAAGAGCCATACCGCTAGAATGGATTGAGCGTTTGCCTTTATTCTTGAAGATGCGCGACTATACATTGTATGGCGTTTTCCACAAGAAGGTTGACCTAGCCAATAATGAACGTGTAAATGAGCTCGTAGTCGGTATCCGCAATCGTCTAATTAAGGACGAACCGATCGTCGACTTGGATTACCGGGCGATTTGGGAACAATCCTTACGTCCCCAATTAAACAAATAG
- a CDS encoding DUF1801 domain-containing protein codes for MTYELKTKETDRSVIEFIEGVDHPKKREDAYKLLDIFTETSGYEAKMWGPSIIGFGRYHYKYPTGHEGDAPLVGFSPRKAKISLYFATGDTERKQLLEKFGKHTSGKACVYINKLDDIDVDVMKELIHQSIIFLQNMYPENS; via the coding sequence ATGACATATGAATTGAAAACGAAGGAAACTGATCGCAGTGTAATTGAGTTCATTGAAGGAGTGGATCATCCGAAAAAGCGGGAAGATGCATACAAATTGCTCGACATCTTCACAGAAACTTCAGGCTATGAGGCGAAAATGTGGGGACCGAGCATAATTGGATTCGGTAGATACCATTATAAATATCCGACAGGACATGAAGGTGATGCCCCTCTCGTAGGATTTTCACCACGCAAAGCGAAAATCAGCTTGTACTTTGCGACGGGTGATACCGAACGTAAGCAGCTGCTCGAAAAGTTTGGCAAACACACGTCAGGAAAAGCCTGCGTGTATATTAATAAACTAGACGATATTGATGTGGACGTAATGAAAGAGTTGATCCATCAATCCATCATATTTTTACAAAACATGTATCCTGAAAATTCATGA
- a CDS encoding proline iminopeptidase-family hydrolase has product MKHLSEGFVPVTGGNVYYRKTGDGPRVPLLVLHGGPGGMSRESDPLRELGDDRPVIHYDQLGCGNSDRPEDLTLWTVERYVEELAQVREALGLDEVHILGHSWGTMLAAAYLLEQPKGVKSVIFSSPCLNSSMWERDQREYLKQLPQESQDIIERSERENTTDSAEYHQAMIQFYERHVCRLLPWPEELLANMSKSNHQIYGYMWGASEFTVTGTLKSFDVTDRLHEIDMPSLFTCGRYDEATPNTTEYYSSLVPDSEFHVFENSSHMPGVEEPQEYSKVVREFLNSQAK; this is encoded by the coding sequence ATGAAGCATCTCTCAGAAGGATTCGTTCCTGTTACAGGAGGAAATGTTTATTATCGAAAGACAGGGGATGGACCTCGAGTTCCACTGCTGGTTTTACATGGGGGACCAGGCGGAATGAGCCGGGAATCTGATCCGCTTAGAGAACTGGGTGACGACAGACCGGTCATTCATTATGACCAATTGGGATGTGGAAATTCAGATCGTCCGGAAGATCTTACATTATGGACGGTTGAACGCTATGTGGAAGAATTAGCTCAAGTGAGAGAAGCTCTTGGATTGGATGAAGTGCATATTCTCGGACATTCATGGGGAACCATGCTTGCCGCTGCATACCTTCTTGAACAACCGAAAGGCGTTAAAAGTGTTATTTTCTCAAGCCCATGTCTTAATTCAAGCATGTGGGAACGCGACCAGCGCGAATACTTGAAACAGTTGCCTCAAGAATCACAGGATATCATCGAAAGAAGCGAACGGGAGAATACAACTGATTCAGCAGAGTATCATCAAGCGATGATTCAATTTTATGAACGACATGTCTGCAGATTGTTGCCTTGGCCTGAAGAACTTCTGGCAAATATGTCGAAAAGCAATCATCAAATCTATGGCTACATGTGGGGCGCGTCAGAATTTACCGTGACAGGAACATTAAAAAGCTTTGATGTCACCGATAGATTGCATGAAATCGACATGCCAAGCCTCTTTACGTGTGGACGCTATGATGAAGCAACACCGAATACAACGGAATACTATTCGAGCTTAGTTCCAGATTCCGAGTTTCATGTATTCGAAAACAGCTCTCATATGCCAGGAGTTGAAGAGCCTCAAGAATATTCAAAAGTAGTAAGAGAGTTTTTAAACAGTCAGGCAAAATAA
- a CDS encoding MATE family efflux transporter, giving the protein MATIKAENKPMEKLKLFSLTWPIFLEIFLFMLMGIVDTFMLSALSDDAVSGVGAANQYIHIAILVLEVVGTGAAIVVSQYLGSKRYIEASKISGLAVTLNLGIGLVISAGYLLFARSMMSAMNLQGEVLAYAEQYLSIVGGAIFLQAIINSLAAIIRVHGWTKQTMYVSLGMNIIHVIGNYLLIFGRFGFPEMGVQGAAISSVISRFLALIVFFWLLYQVMEYRVKFHYYINLSKEYIGKILHIGIPAAFEQVMYQACQIVFLYYATYLGAEALAARQYAMNISMFTFLFAIAIGMGTAIIVGRLVGANEKEEAYSRLWKSLKSALIFTLCMVILVMIFRNQLIGLFTDNPEVIKIASTVLLLSILLETGRTMNIVIINSLRAAGDAKFPVLIGVFSMVLMSLPLGYLFVFHLNMGLPGIWLAIAADEWTRGIIMYFRWKSRAWEKYALVPPEVSETTQT; this is encoded by the coding sequence ATGGCAACCATTAAAGCAGAGAACAAGCCAATGGAGAAGTTGAAATTATTCAGCCTGACATGGCCTATTTTTTTAGAAATTTTTCTTTTTATGTTAATGGGAATTGTAGATACGTTCATGCTAAGTGCCCTTTCGGATGATGCCGTATCGGGAGTCGGTGCAGCAAACCAATATATACACATTGCCATTTTAGTACTCGAAGTTGTCGGAACAGGTGCTGCGATTGTGGTTTCACAATATCTCGGTTCCAAGAGGTATATCGAAGCATCAAAAATATCCGGGCTAGCCGTTACATTAAATCTTGGGATTGGACTTGTAATAAGCGCAGGATACTTGTTGTTTGCTCGAAGCATGATGTCGGCCATGAATTTACAAGGCGAGGTATTGGCGTATGCAGAACAATATTTGTCCATTGTAGGAGGCGCAATTTTTCTTCAGGCCATCATTAATTCATTAGCGGCTATTATACGTGTACACGGGTGGACCAAACAAACGATGTATGTTTCGTTGGGCATGAACATCATTCACGTAATCGGTAACTATTTGCTGATTTTCGGGAGATTCGGATTCCCTGAAATGGGGGTTCAAGGTGCCGCCATCTCGTCAGTCATCAGTCGCTTCCTTGCACTCATTGTGTTCTTCTGGTTACTCTATCAAGTCATGGAATATAGAGTGAAATTTCACTATTACATTAACCTGTCCAAAGAATACATTGGCAAAATCCTGCACATCGGGATTCCGGCAGCGTTTGAGCAAGTCATGTATCAAGCGTGTCAAATTGTCTTCTTGTATTATGCGACTTATCTAGGAGCGGAAGCTTTAGCTGCCAGACAATATGCGATGAATATTTCCATGTTCACATTCTTATTTGCCATCGCGATTGGTATGGGAACTGCCATCATCGTTGGGCGATTGGTCGGGGCAAATGAAAAAGAAGAAGCATATTCGCGATTATGGAAGAGTTTAAAATCAGCTCTTATATTTACGCTATGTATGGTCATTCTTGTTATGATTTTCCGCAATCAGCTAATCGGGTTGTTTACGGATAATCCAGAAGTCATCAAAATAGCGTCTACTGTTCTGTTGCTGAGTATCCTTCTGGAAACGGGACGGACAATGAATATCGTCATCATCAATTCCTTGCGCGCTGCGGGAGATGCTAAATTCCCAGTACTAATAGGAGTTTTTTCAATGGTGTTGATGAGTTTGCCTTTAGGCTATCTCTTCGTTTTCCATTTGAATATGGGGCTGCCAGGAATTTGGTTGGCCATTGCTGCAGATGAGTGGACAAGAGGCATCATTATGTATTTCCGATGGAAGAGCAGGGCTTGGGAGAAATATGCCCTTGTTCCTCCTGAAGTTTCAGAGACAACACAAACGTAA
- a CDS encoding nucleoside transporter C-terminal domain-containing protein: protein MTGILTAILSVIVLLGAAFLMSNDKKNINYRAVVILFVAQLVTAYAMLNTAIGGQVVKAVTDFFAKLMVFGNEGIAFVFGGFVFENDRPVFFISVLLLIVFTSTLLSVLTYIRILPLMIKYLGGAVSKLTGLPVIESFSTVASSIFGDTGALIAVKNHIPKMNKNRLFIATTASLTSVSASIVGAYMTMIPSEYVLVALPLNIMSGLLLASMVAPAQSVEGEEIRVKDMINDKSLFEAIGNGAIDGMKVAGIVGAMLIAYISLIAMVNFVLTSTIGIDLTTIMGFVLSPVAWLMGVPANEMVQAGGVMGTKIISNEFVAMLGFQEMIPNLSAKTVGVVSAFLISFANFSSIGIIIGTVQAIDEKQSGVVAKFGLKMLLVATMASVLTATVVGLFI, encoded by the coding sequence ATGACAGGAATATTAACAGCAATCTTATCAGTTATTGTATTACTTGGAGCGGCATTCTTAATGTCGAATGATAAGAAAAACATCAACTATAGAGCAGTAGTAATCTTGTTTGTAGCTCAGCTTGTTACAGCTTATGCCATGCTTAATACAGCAATTGGTGGACAGGTAGTAAAAGCAGTTACTGACTTTTTCGCTAAGTTGATGGTATTTGGTAATGAAGGGATCGCTTTTGTCTTTGGTGGCTTTGTGTTTGAGAATGACAGACCAGTATTCTTTATCTCGGTTTTATTGCTGATTGTATTTACATCCACTTTGCTAAGTGTATTGACTTACATCAGAATTTTACCTCTTATGATCAAGTATCTTGGAGGAGCAGTTTCTAAATTAACAGGTCTTCCTGTAATTGAATCTTTCTCTACTGTAGCCTCTTCAATCTTTGGAGATACAGGAGCTTTAATCGCAGTAAAGAACCATATTCCTAAAATGAATAAGAACAGATTATTTATTGCTACTACAGCATCTCTGACAAGTGTATCAGCATCCATTGTAGGAGCTTATATGACGATGATACCTTCTGAATACGTACTGGTAGCACTACCTCTTAATATAATGTCAGGTTTACTACTTGCCTCTATGGTGGCTCCGGCTCAATCAGTTGAAGGTGAAGAAATAAGAGTTAAAGATATGATTAATGATAAGTCTCTATTCGAGGCAATTGGCAATGGTGCCATAGATGGGATGAAAGTTGCAGGAATTGTAGGAGCTATGCTTATTGCATACATCTCTCTTATTGCAATGGTTAACTTTGTTCTTACATCAACTATTGGTATAGACTTGACTACAATTATGGGGTTTGTATTATCACCTGTAGCTTGGTTAATGGGTGTACCAGCTAATGAAATGGTACAAGCAGGCGGTGTAATGGGAACAAAGATCATCTCTAATGAGTTTGTAGCCATGTTGGGCTTCCAAGAAATGATCCCTAACTTGTCTGCTAAAACTGTAGGCGTTGTATCTGCATTCTTAATCTCATTTGCTAACTTTAGTTCTATTGGAATCATCATCGGAACAGTACAGGCAATTGATGAAAAACAATCAGGGGTTGTAGCCAAGTTTGGCCTCAAGATGTTGTTAGTTGCTACAATGGCATCGGTACTAACAGCTACAGTCGTTGGACTATTCATCTAA